One genomic segment of Lujinxingia vulgaris includes these proteins:
- a CDS encoding aminoglycoside phosphotransferase family protein, giving the protein MEQRLRQTLADFFDPQVAERARLDNLGGHASLRIYWRVHLPEDLPETRVYPRGELTLMAMVLPEGVDAMGSDEGGSSADAVPTELPFVNVQRYLANIGLPVPAIDHIDMARGVLLLEDLGDEMFEHAVLAATSPASVEALYRQAIELLVDLQVRVEAERKSPRYETVAFGRAFDAELLRWELDHYREWGLDNHYGPDALGEHRDPLNQLFDRLTAELTELPTTLVLRDYQSRNIMRKQDTWILIDFQDALIGPVIYDLVALLRDSYIALHAEQVARLLDHYIEVGQQRGLGWCEDAALMRRAFYLQTVQRKLKDAGRFIFIDKVKHNPSFLDYYEPSIGYVRQALRALDGYHGLDTLLAAVDPAFGEA; this is encoded by the coding sequence ATGGAACAACGCCTGCGTCAAACACTCGCTGATTTCTTCGATCCTCAAGTCGCAGAGCGCGCTCGCCTCGACAACCTGGGCGGCCACGCCTCGCTGCGCATCTACTGGCGCGTCCACCTTCCCGAAGATCTCCCCGAGACCCGCGTCTACCCCCGCGGCGAACTCACCCTGATGGCGATGGTGCTCCCCGAGGGCGTCGATGCGATGGGCAGCGACGAGGGCGGATCCTCGGCCGACGCTGTGCCCACCGAGCTCCCCTTTGTCAACGTGCAGCGCTACCTGGCCAACATCGGCCTGCCGGTGCCCGCCATCGATCATATCGACATGGCCCGCGGCGTGCTGCTGCTCGAAGACCTCGGCGATGAGATGTTCGAGCACGCCGTACTCGCCGCAACCTCGCCAGCCTCGGTCGAGGCGCTCTACCGCCAGGCCATTGAACTTCTCGTCGATCTGCAGGTGCGCGTGGAGGCTGAGCGCAAAAGCCCCCGCTACGAGACGGTGGCCTTCGGCCGCGCCTTCGACGCGGAGCTTTTGCGCTGGGAGCTCGATCATTACCGCGAGTGGGGCCTCGACAACCACTACGGCCCCGACGCCCTTGGCGAGCATCGCGACCCGCTCAACCAGCTCTTCGACCGCCTCACCGCCGAGCTCACCGAGCTCCCCACCACGCTGGTGCTGCGCGACTACCAGTCCCGCAACATCATGCGCAAACAGGACACCTGGATCCTCATCGACTTCCAGGACGCGCTCATCGGCCCGGTGATCTACGACCTGGTGGCCCTCTTGCGCGACTCCTACATCGCGCTTCACGCCGAGCAGGTCGCCCGCCTCCTCGACCACTACATCGAGGTCGGCCAACAACGCGGACTTGGCTGGTGCGAGGACGCCGCGCTGATGCGCCGCGCCTTCTACCTGCAGACCGTCCAGCGCAAACTCAAAGACGCCGGCCGCTTCATCTTTATCGACAAGGTCAAGCATAACCCGAGCTTCCTTGACTACTACGAGCCCTCTATCGGATACGTGCGCCAGGCGCTGCGCGCGCTTGACGGCTACCATGGCCTCGACACACTGCTCGCTGCCGTCGACCCGGCCTTCGGGGAGGCCTGA
- a CDS encoding M23 family metallopeptidase, translated as MQHENEHEDQGPKPRGIFNKIKPEEDRFEMWAKIAIALAVLMLVTYGVALLKLGKPSVVAHATIIPMLGMLTLPMAFWGLLRTLFQPPVIRRTRTIGFGALLVVGMLGNRPVMSAPVSTEDYATAVRFELPFNGRWVTLAGGQERETNYHATTAMMRWGYDFAPLVDGSRFEGDGSKLEQHHCFGAPVYAPAAGEVVRAVGSEVDQIPGEFDPVSVLGNHVILRVAEGEYLFLAHLKRGSLKVSGGDVVEAGQQVAECGNSGRTYTPHLHVHLQNSPEVPIAESLPLYFENYLADGEAVERGMPVGSPDVETQVGEIVERQEPWPAAEASAAADAEEAAEANEAAEAEEATEGEVADEAALADEQADEQVDEPADDAAE; from the coding sequence GATAAAGCCCGAGGAGGATCGTTTTGAGATGTGGGCGAAGATCGCCATCGCGCTGGCGGTGCTGATGCTCGTGACCTACGGCGTGGCGCTCTTGAAGTTGGGCAAACCCAGCGTTGTGGCGCACGCCACGATCATCCCGATGCTCGGGATGTTGACCCTGCCGATGGCCTTCTGGGGTTTGTTGCGCACGCTATTTCAGCCGCCGGTGATCCGCCGCACGCGCACCATCGGGTTCGGGGCGTTGCTGGTGGTGGGGATGCTGGGCAACCGCCCGGTGATGTCGGCGCCGGTCTCCACCGAAGATTACGCCACGGCGGTGCGCTTTGAGCTTCCCTTCAACGGGCGCTGGGTGACGCTGGCCGGCGGTCAGGAGCGGGAGACGAACTACCACGCCACCACCGCGATGATGCGCTGGGGCTATGATTTTGCGCCGCTCGTCGATGGCAGCCGCTTTGAGGGGGATGGCTCCAAGCTGGAGCAGCATCATTGCTTCGGGGCGCCGGTGTACGCGCCGGCGGCCGGTGAGGTGGTGCGGGCGGTGGGCTCGGAGGTCGATCAGATCCCTGGCGAGTTTGATCCGGTGAGTGTGCTGGGCAACCACGTGATCCTGCGCGTGGCCGAGGGCGAATACCTCTTTCTGGCGCATTTGAAGCGGGGCTCGCTCAAGGTCTCCGGCGGTGACGTGGTGGAGGCCGGCCAGCAGGTGGCGGAGTGCGGCAACTCCGGGCGCACCTACACCCCGCACCTTCATGTGCACCTGCAGAACAGCCCGGAGGTGCCGATCGCCGAGAGCCTGCCCCTTTATTTTGAAAACTACCTGGCCGATGGCGAGGCGGTGGAGCGCGGCATGCCCGTGGGAAGCCCCGATGTGGAGACGCAGGTCGGCGAGATCGTGGAGCGTCAGGAGCCCTGGCCGGCGGCTGAGGCCAGCGCGGCGGCCGACGCTGAAGAGGCGGCCGAGGCCAATGAGGCGGCTGAGGCTGAAGAGGCGACGGAAGGGGAGGTTGCCGACGAGGCCGCCCTTGCTGACGAACAGGCTGACGAACAGGTCGACGAACCGGCAGATGACGCGGCGGAGTAA
- a CDS encoding MopE-related protein — protein MFRLLLVLLLSCGLAACADGDTVDPADTDPIRPQPDTGPDKDADEDVDPQEDTDPEEDTDPDPQEDTDPDPEEDADPDPEEDTGPDPDCCTIGDTLCDGDDAEIVCTDDGNGCGQWSEPQVCGGGAACVDDACEVCIDEDEDGYGEGCAMGPDCNDADSSIYPGAPELCDGIDNDCDTIADNGFNVGEACSVGLGACEGFGQLECRFDGTGTFCDALPQSSSAEVCDGEDNDCDGATDEDDVCGGNDPDPDPDPTDCTNDSYGTTNASSLNGVEFFSGDFEEMTLCPGEGYDWFYLGNLTVGDRVTAELVYNPATSTINMALWAGTRVIAYGQGSNGLRELDRTLTSADIQDADERITIQVYYSGSSSLPVSGIDYLIENVSP, from the coding sequence ATGTTCCGACTCTTACTTGTTTTGCTCCTCTCCTGCGGCCTGGCCGCCTGCGCCGACGGCGACACCGTCGACCCGGCCGACACCGACCCCATCCGCCCCCAGCCCGACACCGGCCCTGACAAGGACGCCGACGAAGACGTCGATCCTCAGGAAGACACCGATCCTGAAGAGGACACCGACCCCGATCCCCAGGAAGATACCGACCCGGATCCTGAAGAAGACGCCGATCCGGACCCCGAGGAAGACACCGGCCCCGATCCCGACTGCTGCACCATCGGCGACACCCTCTGCGACGGCGATGACGCCGAGATCGTCTGCACCGATGACGGCAACGGCTGTGGTCAGTGGAGCGAGCCGCAAGTCTGCGGCGGCGGGGCCGCCTGCGTCGACGACGCCTGCGAAGTCTGCATCGACGAAGACGAAGATGGCTATGGCGAGGGCTGCGCGATGGGCCCGGACTGCAACGACGCCGACAGCAGCATTTACCCCGGCGCTCCCGAGCTCTGCGACGGCATCGACAACGACTGCGACACGATCGCCGACAACGGCTTCAACGTCGGCGAAGCCTGCAGCGTGGGCCTGGGTGCCTGCGAAGGTTTTGGCCAACTTGAATGCCGTTTCGACGGCACCGGCACCTTCTGTGACGCCCTGCCCCAGTCGAGCTCCGCAGAAGTCTGCGACGGCGAAGACAACGACTGCGACGGCGCCACCGATGAAGATGACGTCTGCGGTGGCAACGATCCCGACCCGGATCCCGATCCCACCGACTGCACCAACGACAGCTACGGCACCACCAACGCCAGCAGCCTCAACGGCGTCGAGTTCTTCTCGGGCGACTTTGAAGAGATGACGCTCTGCCCGGGCGAAGGCTACGACTGGTTCTACCTGGGGAACCTCACCGTCGGCGATCGCGTCACGGCCGAACTGGTCTACAACCCCGCCACCTCCACGATCAACATGGCGCTCTGGGCGGGTACCCGCGTCATCGCTTACGGCCAGGGCTCCAACGGCCTGCGCGAGCTCGACCGCACCCTGACCTCCGCCGACATTCAGGACGCCGACGAGCGCATCACCATCCAGGTCTACTACAGCGGTAGCTCCTCCCTGCCGGTCAGCGGCATCGACTACCTCATTGAGAACGTCTCGCCCTGA
- a CDS encoding threonine/serine ThrE exporter family protein, whose protein sequence is MSTNQPEGTIRRVLGVPRRRRSSESAQPKIDNKAVEFVLRVGRALHQYGTPAHRLEEVLSGMACRFGLEAHFFSTPTSIMAAFGPLGDQRSFLVRVEPGEVNLGQMADVDEIVTRVLAGELSTAKGLALIEEVERAPERYPPWLMTVCYVLSSGAAGIIFGGALREMWISAVAGLGIGLLSLVAVKFATVNRIFVALSAFIASFASGALAVAFDGASVFIPMVAGLIVLLPGLTLTTALTELATRNLAAGAARLTLALMILLEMAFGVAVGLRLAAMLFGEPPQLTSLGMSFGVEAVALVVASVAFTVLLRARFSDVGWILCAAALAYGGTRQGALWLGPEVGVFIAALVVGVASNAFARFFERPASIVMVPGILLLVPGSVGFRSVSRLLENDVVGGMETAFLMTLVAASLVAGLLVANLMMPPRKAL, encoded by the coding sequence ATGAGCACGAATCAGCCTGAAGGCACGATCCGCCGTGTGCTCGGTGTGCCGCGTCGGCGGCGCTCCAGTGAGAGCGCGCAGCCGAAGATCGACAATAAGGCGGTGGAGTTTGTGCTGCGTGTCGGACGCGCGTTGCATCAGTACGGCACGCCGGCCCACCGCTTAGAGGAGGTGCTCTCGGGGATGGCGTGCCGCTTCGGGTTGGAGGCGCATTTTTTCTCGACGCCGACCTCGATCATGGCGGCGTTCGGGCCGCTGGGCGATCAGCGATCCTTTCTGGTGCGCGTGGAGCCCGGGGAGGTCAACCTGGGGCAGATGGCCGATGTCGATGAGATCGTCACCCGGGTGCTCGCTGGCGAGTTGAGCACGGCTAAGGGGCTGGCGCTGATCGAGGAGGTGGAGCGGGCGCCGGAGCGCTATCCGCCCTGGCTGATGACGGTCTGTTATGTGCTCTCATCGGGCGCGGCGGGCATCATCTTCGGGGGGGCGCTGCGCGAGATGTGGATCTCGGCGGTGGCCGGGTTGGGGATCGGGCTTTTGTCGTTGGTGGCGGTGAAGTTTGCCACGGTGAACCGGATCTTTGTGGCGCTCAGCGCGTTTATCGCCTCGTTTGCGTCGGGGGCGCTGGCGGTGGCCTTTGATGGGGCGTCGGTGTTCATCCCGATGGTCGCCGGGCTGATCGTGCTCTTGCCTGGGCTGACGCTGACGACCGCGCTCACCGAGCTGGCCACGCGCAACCTGGCGGCGGGTGCGGCGAGGCTGACCCTGGCGTTGATGATATTGTTGGAGATGGCCTTCGGGGTGGCGGTGGGGCTGCGCTTGGCCGCGATGCTCTTCGGGGAGCCGCCGCAGCTTACCTCGCTGGGGATGAGCTTCGGGGTGGAGGCGGTGGCGCTGGTGGTGGCGTCGGTGGCGTTTACGGTGCTGCTGCGCGCGCGTTTTAGCGATGTGGGCTGGATTCTGTGCGCGGCCGCGCTGGCCTACGGCGGCACCCGTCAGGGGGCGTTGTGGCTGGGGCCGGAGGTGGGCGTCTTTATCGCGGCGCTGGTGGTCGGGGTGGCGAGCAACGCGTTTGCGCGCTTCTTTGAGCGGCCGGCGTCGATCGTGATGGTGCCCGGGATCTTGCTGCTGGTGCCCGGGAGTGTGGGTTTTCGCAGCGTGTCTCGCCTGCTGGAGAACGACGTGGTGGGGGGGATGGAGACGGCGTTTTTGATGACGCTGGTGGCCGCCTCGCTCGTGGCCGGCTTGCTGGTGGCCAACCTGATGATGCCGCCGCGCAAGGCGCTCTGA
- the hisS gene encoding histidine--tRNA ligase: MSQISTKPASGMRDFLPREAALRKRVFALIEEVYQSYGFQPLETPTMENLSTLMGKYGEEGDQLLFKVMKRGNKLQKALKKDAPTEVDLADMGLRYDLTVPLARIVAQYQNELPRYFKRFQIAPVWRADRPQRGRFREFYQCDVDVIGSTSMTVEVEVASAICEVLERLEFKNFRIHLNHRLLLNAMMEAAGVAADLQNDALVAIDKLDKIGLDGVKKELAERGISEDSTATLLPLLGLAEEVEGNEALLTALADRVGELESGKKALSELGDLLRFAATTPAAPYLKIDPYLARGLSYYTGPIFEIRSDDFSGSLGGGGRYDGLIGMFTRQSLPACGFSLGLERVLMLLAERDALAEPAPDVDVLVTLWRDDFTPNSLRLAGELRAAGLRVDLYPDADKYGKQFKYADERNVPFVAILAENELEQGIVSIKDMKRGDQAEVPRTEVADWIKARQA, translated from the coding sequence ATGAGCCAGATCTCCACCAAACCCGCCAGCGGCATGCGCGACTTCCTCCCGCGGGAGGCCGCGCTGCGAAAACGCGTCTTCGCGCTGATCGAAGAGGTCTACCAGAGCTACGGCTTCCAGCCCCTGGAGACCCCGACGATGGAGAACCTCTCCACGCTCATGGGCAAGTACGGTGAGGAGGGCGACCAGCTCCTCTTCAAGGTGATGAAGCGCGGCAACAAGCTGCAAAAAGCCCTCAAAAAAGACGCCCCCACCGAGGTGGACCTGGCCGATATGGGGCTTCGCTACGACCTGACCGTGCCGCTGGCGCGCATCGTGGCGCAGTACCAGAACGAGCTCCCCCGCTACTTCAAACGCTTCCAGATCGCGCCGGTCTGGCGCGCCGACCGCCCCCAGCGCGGGCGCTTTCGCGAGTTTTACCAGTGTGATGTCGACGTCATCGGCTCCACCTCCATGACGGTCGAAGTCGAGGTCGCCTCGGCCATCTGCGAGGTGCTGGAGCGCCTGGAGTTCAAGAACTTCCGCATTCACCTCAACCACCGCCTGCTCCTCAACGCCATGATGGAGGCCGCCGGCGTGGCCGCCGATCTGCAGAACGACGCGCTGGTCGCCATCGACAAGCTCGACAAGATCGGCCTCGACGGCGTCAAAAAAGAGCTGGCCGAGCGCGGCATCAGCGAGGATTCGACCGCCACGCTCCTCCCCCTGCTCGGGCTGGCCGAGGAGGTCGAGGGCAATGAGGCGCTGCTCACCGCGCTGGCCGACCGGGTCGGCGAGCTGGAGAGCGGCAAAAAAGCCCTCTCGGAGCTGGGCGATCTTCTGCGTTTTGCGGCCACCACCCCGGCCGCCCCCTACCTGAAGATCGACCCCTACCTCGCCAGGGGCCTCTCCTATTACACTGGCCCCATCTTCGAGATCCGCAGCGACGACTTCTCCGGGAGCCTCGGCGGCGGCGGCCGCTACGACGGCCTCATCGGCATGTTCACCCGCCAGAGCCTGCCGGCCTGCGGGTTTTCCCTGGGCCTGGAGCGCGTGCTCATGCTCCTGGCCGAGCGCGACGCCCTTGCCGAACCCGCCCCCGACGTCGACGTGCTCGTCACCCTGTGGCGCGACGACTTTACTCCCAACAGCCTTCGCCTTGCCGGCGAGCTGCGGGCGGCGGGGCTGCGCGTCGATCTTTATCCGGATGCGGATAAGTACGGAAAACAGTTCAAATACGCCGACGAGCGCAACGTCCCCTTCGTGGCTATTCTTGCCGAAAACGAGCTTGAGCAGGGCATCGTCTCCATCAAAGACATGAAGCGCGGCGACCAGGCCGAAGTCCCCCGGACCGAGGTTGCCGACTGGATCAAGGCTCGCCAGGCCTGA
- a CDS encoding transglycosylase SLT domain-containing protein, whose translation MNDLRTTLTRALLMSALLWGVPSVASAQEAADTAPEAPEQVADDSGEDERQEAALRALKRAQQAIDEGDDASDSDDAQREETTEALTETGSTPPRQLVENTAESTEGNTPGVTEDDSPADASELDAAEPVTAQADPLDEPEPQDDYGDSAEEDAAIFGAYDEPEESPEADAIVDAEVPADLIEDAILDAELAAQAPADAGALNEELATDAQIEPGVGLDADQTARLRDFFARITDEDETSWPRPAALRSLQAVSSRLLGVGGDYLVLTPYVADPRWPQAMQLLVEDECDDALTLATDILGPPELHADGEPAVRYAFARIQMCADARAQGLATMRQLAELPTAVGELARRALGRSRQQAVEDEAMALSSHIRQAERRANDGEVDQALRDLYELRQELKQSWDQYQVRRAEARILERAERPLEAAQVWLGIYRMTRSWRSSDRIAGDVEDAMRRLDVAIPFGDRIDRMRELIARGRYRHAHQVSRENARLRNVSGSEIRGWTRYREALQNERERKREKALQEFAEAERLVRDPAIRPRLYFGWARALRRMDRDSEAIALYQRLCHEYPTNALCPEALYEAGRLYQFKNKHEEARAHFFDLVGLHPFSSHVPDALWRTALSAYLQEDYDAAIPPLLDLVNHYGHIKDESELTLGLKARYWLGVNHLKAGRTDQARHWLQNTIDSGPLTWYGRLAVARLEQHELPAHVRLPTINLNAEEIANFATLRLPHNPRLEVGAELVRLSLYKDALAEVRRQQAVHPIPEGTVQLRAGLHLAVDEPNWAHWIMKSVIDERGPSLRNIRDWGFAFPVNYMELAHKYGDAYGVSPFLVQAIIRQESGFRPTVKSYAGAMGLMQLMPGTARYTSRTFLEEGSVSSRQILNPDTNVRLGTMYIRIHIAHAHDRPALALAGYNAGPAPLRSWMDRFGDREVDAWVESITYQEARGYVRKVMTSFITYQGLYGDGTLPDIPLEMPEDLRPWGKIPEVEAAASEPVSMLLVF comes from the coding sequence ATGAACGATCTGCGCACGACGTTGACGCGCGCTCTTTTGATGAGCGCTCTTTTATGGGGAGTCCCCTCCGTCGCCTCGGCTCAGGAGGCGGCTGACACTGCTCCTGAAGCCCCGGAGCAGGTCGCCGACGACAGCGGCGAAGACGAGCGCCAGGAGGCCGCTCTGCGCGCCCTCAAACGCGCGCAGCAGGCCATCGACGAGGGCGACGACGCCAGCGACTCCGACGACGCGCAGCGCGAGGAGACGACCGAAGCGCTCACCGAAACGGGCAGCACACCCCCACGCCAACTCGTTGAAAACACGGCAGAATCCACCGAAGGCAACACCCCAGGCGTCACCGAAGATGACTCGCCCGCAGACGCCTCCGAGCTCGACGCAGCGGAGCCCGTCACCGCTCAGGCCGACCCTCTCGACGAGCCCGAACCTCAGGACGACTACGGCGACTCCGCCGAGGAAGACGCCGCTATCTTCGGCGCCTACGACGAGCCCGAAGAGAGCCCCGAGGCCGATGCGATCGTCGACGCGGAGGTCCCCGCCGACCTTATCGAAGACGCCATCCTCGACGCCGAACTGGCCGCACAGGCCCCGGCCGATGCCGGCGCGTTAAACGAAGAACTCGCCACCGACGCGCAGATCGAGCCCGGCGTCGGCCTCGACGCCGACCAGACCGCGCGCCTGCGCGACTTCTTCGCCCGCATCACCGACGAAGACGAGACCAGCTGGCCCAGGCCCGCCGCGCTGCGCAGCCTGCAGGCCGTCTCCAGCCGCCTCCTCGGCGTGGGGGGCGACTACCTGGTGCTCACCCCCTATGTCGCCGATCCGCGCTGGCCCCAGGCCATGCAGCTCCTCGTCGAAGACGAGTGCGACGACGCCCTGACCCTGGCCACCGACATCCTCGGACCGCCCGAGCTGCACGCCGACGGCGAGCCGGCGGTGCGCTACGCTTTTGCCCGGATTCAGATGTGCGCCGACGCCCGCGCTCAAGGGCTCGCCACCATGCGCCAGCTCGCCGAGCTCCCCACCGCCGTCGGTGAGCTCGCCCGCCGCGCGCTGGGCCGCTCCCGCCAGCAGGCCGTCGAAGACGAGGCGATGGCCCTCTCCTCCCACATCCGCCAGGCCGAGCGACGTGCCAACGATGGCGAGGTCGACCAGGCCCTGCGCGATCTTTACGAGCTCCGCCAGGAGCTCAAACAATCCTGGGATCAGTACCAGGTACGCCGCGCCGAGGCCCGCATCCTTGAGCGGGCCGAGCGCCCCCTGGAGGCCGCCCAGGTCTGGCTGGGCATCTACCGCATGACCCGCTCCTGGCGCAGCAGCGACCGCATCGCCGGCGACGTCGAAGACGCCATGCGCCGCCTCGATGTCGCCATCCCCTTTGGCGACCGCATCGACCGCATGCGCGAGCTCATCGCCCGCGGCCGCTACCGCCACGCCCACCAGGTCTCCCGCGAAAACGCCCGGCTCCGCAACGTCTCCGGCTCCGAGATCCGCGGCTGGACCCGCTACCGCGAAGCCCTGCAAAACGAGCGCGAGCGCAAACGCGAAAAAGCCCTTCAGGAGTTCGCCGAGGCCGAACGTCTGGTGCGCGACCCGGCCATCCGCCCACGCCTCTACTTCGGCTGGGCCCGCGCGCTACGCCGCATGGATCGCGACAGCGAAGCCATCGCCCTCTACCAGCGCCTCTGCCACGAATACCCCACAAACGCCCTCTGCCCCGAAGCCCTCTATGAGGCCGGGCGCCTCTACCAGTTCAAGAACAAACACGAAGAGGCCCGCGCCCACTTCTTTGATCTGGTAGGCCTGCACCCCTTTAGCAGCCACGTGCCCGACGCCCTCTGGCGCACAGCCCTCAGCGCCTACCTGCAAGAAGACTACGACGCGGCCATCCCCCCCCTCCTCGACCTGGTCAACCACTACGGCCATATCAAAGACGAGTCCGAGCTCACCCTGGGGCTCAAAGCCCGCTACTGGCTCGGCGTCAACCACCTCAAAGCCGGCCGCACCGACCAGGCCCGCCACTGGCTCCAAAACACCATCGATTCCGGCCCGCTGACCTGGTACGGCCGCCTGGCTGTCGCGCGCCTGGAGCAGCACGAGCTTCCCGCCCACGTGCGCCTGCCCACCATCAACCTCAACGCCGAAGAGATCGCCAACTTCGCCACCCTGCGCCTTCCCCATAACCCGCGCCTGGAAGTCGGCGCCGAGCTTGTGCGCCTCTCCCTCTACAAAGACGCCCTGGCCGAAGTTCGCCGCCAGCAGGCCGTGCACCCCATCCCCGAAGGCACCGTGCAACTTCGCGCCGGCCTTCACCTGGCCGTCGACGAGCCCAACTGGGCCCACTGGATCATGAAGTCGGTCATCGACGAGCGCGGCCCCTCGCTGCGCAACATCCGCGACTGGGGCTTTGCCTTCCCCGTCAACTACATGGAGCTCGCCCACAAATACGGCGACGCCTACGGCGTCTCCCCCTTCCTGGTCCAGGCCATCATCCGCCAGGAGAGCGGCTTCCGCCCCACCGTCAAAAGCTACGCCGGCGCCATGGGCCTGATGCAGCTGATGCCCGGCACCGCCCGCTACACCTCTCGCACCTTCCTCGAAGAAGGCTCCGTCTCCTCCCGACAGATCCTCAACCCCGACACCAACGTGCGCCTGGGCACCATGTACATCCGCATCCACATCGCCCACGCCCACGACCGCCCCGCCCTGGCCCTGGCCGGCTACAACGCCGGCCCCGCCCCCCTGCGCTCCTGGATGGACCGCTTCGGCGACCGCGAAGTCGACGCCTGGGTCGAGTCCATCACCTACCAGGAAGCCCGCGGCTACGTGCGCAAGGTCATGACCAGCTTCATCACCTACCAGGGCCTCTACGGCGACGGCACCCTCCCCGACATCCCCCTGGAGATGCCCGAAGATCTCCGCCCCTGGGGCAAGATCCCGGAAGTGGAAGCCGCAGCCAGCGAACCCGTCTCGATGCTTTTGGTCTTTTAA
- a CDS encoding aminotransferase class V-fold PLP-dependent enzyme gives MSEKSDANIDAETTAESSATHAPLKIDYAPHWGLDSGVIHLNHGSFGACPRRVLHAQDALRRQLEANPVRFVGRELPGLMAHARAELANFVGADAPNLVFVPNTTTGVNAVLGSLDLQPGDEILVTSQGYGPCTLAARTIAAQKGARVISAELPFHPTSADALHDALIAAVTQKTRIALFDHVTSPTALILPAARIAKSLRERGVLSLIDGAHAPGMIPLDLNTIGADFYVGNCHKWLCSPRGAAFLHVTPEHQATTRPPVFSHAAGMADDDPQRFQAEFGWMGTYDVTSYLSVPAAIDFLRALVPGGWPALMARNRRMALVGRDLVCEVLGIVPPAPDDLLGSMAALPLPDRSGPPINFPLEVDPLQQALFEQAGIEIAVMTWPAHPHRLLRLSCQLYTTENDLQTLADALASLI, from the coding sequence ATGAGCGAGAAAAGCGACGCGAACATCGACGCAGAAACCACTGCCGAAAGCTCAGCAACGCACGCTCCTCTGAAGATCGACTACGCCCCGCACTGGGGGCTGGACTCCGGCGTCATTCACCTCAACCACGGCTCATTTGGCGCCTGCCCCCGGCGCGTGCTGCATGCCCAGGACGCGCTCCGCCGCCAGCTTGAGGCCAACCCGGTGCGTTTTGTCGGCCGCGAGCTCCCCGGGTTGATGGCCCACGCCCGCGCCGAGCTGGCGAACTTCGTAGGCGCCGACGCGCCCAACCTCGTCTTCGTGCCCAACACCACCACCGGGGTCAACGCCGTGCTGGGCTCGCTCGATCTTCAGCCGGGCGATGAGATCTTGGTCACAAGCCAGGGCTACGGCCCCTGCACCCTGGCCGCGCGCACCATCGCCGCGCAAAAGGGCGCGCGCGTCATCAGCGCCGAGCTCCCCTTCCACCCCACCTCGGCCGACGCCCTGCACGACGCGCTTATTGCCGCCGTGACGCAAAAAACCCGCATTGCCCTCTTCGACCACGTCACAAGCCCCACCGCGCTGATCTTGCCGGCCGCGCGCATCGCCAAAAGCCTGCGCGAGCGCGGCGTGCTCAGCCTCATCGACGGCGCGCACGCCCCGGGCATGATCCCGCTCGATCTCAACACCATCGGCGCCGACTTCTACGTGGGCAACTGCCATAAATGGCTCTGCAGCCCCCGCGGCGCAGCCTTTTTGCACGTCACCCCCGAGCACCAGGCCACCACGCGCCCCCCCGTCTTCAGCCACGCCGCGGGCATGGCCGACGACGACCCGCAACGCTTCCAGGCCGAGTTTGGCTGGATGGGCACCTACGACGTGACCTCGTATTTGAGCGTACCGGCGGCCATCGACTTTCTGCGCGCGCTCGTCCCAGGCGGCTGGCCCGCGCTGATGGCCCGGAACCGCCGCATGGCGCTGGTGGGCCGCGACCTCGTCTGCGAGGTGCTCGGCATCGTTCCGCCCGCCCCCGACGATCTTCTGGGCTCGATGGCCGCCCTGCCCCTTCCCGATCGCAGCGGCCCGCCCATCAACTTCCCCCTGGAGGTCGACCCCCTGCAGCAGGCCCTCTTTGAGCAGGCCGGCATCGAGATCGCCGTGATGACCTGGCCCGCCCACCCCCACCGCCTGCTGCGTTTAAGCTGCCAGCTCTACACCACCGAAAACGATCTTCAGACCCTGGCCGACGCCCTGGCATCTCTGATCTGA